The nucleotide sequence AAGTGTGGAATGGCCGTTTGGCTATGCTTGGCTTTATTGCTCTGATGATTGAGTTAATTACTGGTCATGGTCCACTGCATTTAGTGGGATTACTATAGCAATTCTCAAGTCCATGAGGTACACCATTAAAAGTAGAGATGTTCTAGGCAACGTCTCTACAAAAATTTAAGATTTTCAATTGAAATTCATAACTGATTACCTAACTAAAGATTGAGCAATTAAAGCCTCAATAGTCAGCAATAATTGTTCCTGAGTGCAACCTTGATAGAGATGAGCCGCAATGGCTGATCCGCCGGCTCCCACTCCTTCTTTGACAAATCCCTGTTCATACACCCGTAACTGAGGATAACAAGAGTCAGCAAAACTTAATTGAGTGGCTAAGAGAGGGACATCTTGCAGCATTTGAGCTAATCCTATGGTATCGGCGCTCTTATCTTCGGCTACCCAGCGAGTAGTTCCCACCACCACTTGTTTTAAATTAGCCGCTTCTCGTGATCGATCAATAATAGAACGCATCAAAGCATAAACCGCTAACATTTGAGTTCCCCCGGCAAGCATTACCCCGACAGTACGACTTGCTGCAATGGCCATACCGGCGGCGACAATTTGCATCGGATCGCCCACCGCCGCCACCAAGGCAAAAGGATCAACGGGTCCACAAACCGGTAAAAAGCCCGCTTTGGCTAATCCTGTTGCTACAACCGACCATTTTTGTGCATGGTTACATTGGGGATGACTACTATTAACCTTACCCATAGCCTTAAAGCCTAAACCCGTTAAAAGGGCTAGAGCAGTAGTGGTTCCACCTACCACACATTCGCTAATAAGTAAATAAC is from Gloeothece verrucosa PCC 7822 and encodes:
- the cobT gene encoding nicotinate mononucleotide-dependent phosphoribosyltransferase CobT — encoded protein: MISIYTQPQRGQAWLQRYQECLPIFACILGFTNTGLIPGISAAGATPEDRKYTALADAEFLINGPKPEPKYPLPPLSVGVSPVYISRAVIKAFNIPIYLFNAGLLAPPSVPFIDLEGTAANCLTSGHALPLVTVDHLYQQGLHWGEKLAAKATGSYLLISECVVGGTTTALALLTGLGFKAMGKVNSSHPQCNHAQKWSVVATGLAKAGFLPVCGPVDPFALVAAVGDPMQIVAAGMAIAASRTVGVMLAGGTQMLAVYALMRSIIDRSREAANLKQVVVGTTRWVAEDKSADTIGLAQMLQDVPLLATQLSFADSCYPQLRVYEQGFVKEGVGAGGSAIAAHLYQGCTQEQLLLTIEALIAQSLVR